A portion of the Aythya fuligula isolate bAytFul2 chromosome 10, bAytFul2.pri, whole genome shotgun sequence genome contains these proteins:
- the RPL29 gene encoding 60S ribosomal protein L29, whose protein sequence is MAKSKNHTTHNQSRKWHRNGIKKPRTHRYESLKGVDPKFLRNMRFAKKHNKKGLKKMQANNAKQAALQKKD, encoded by the exons ATGGCCAAGTCCAAGAACCACACCACGCACAACCAGT CCCGCAAGTGGCACAGGAATGGCATCAAGAAGCCCAGGACCCATAGATACGAGTCCCTCAAAGGG gTTGATCCCAAGTTTCTGAGGAACATGAGATTCGCAAAGAAGCACAATAAGAAGGGGCTGAAGAAGATGCAGGCCAACAATGCcaagcaggcagcactgcagaaaaaggaCTGA